The genome window TCTCCGCAGGAAATTCCGGTATAAATTGTATTTTATTGTTTTTCAAAATGGGAAGTGGCACCGTTACTATTACTCTGTCGGCAGTATATGGGGTAGGGTTATTTTTCACGGTTACTTCTATTGTAGTAGGAAAAGAATGATTAATAGATGTGACGGGAGAGTTTAATTTTATAATGGATTCTAATTTTTGTACATAGACATCTTCCAACCAATTGTTGAGAGAGTAGTTGTTGAGCTTGTAAGTAACATCTTTGGCTGCGCCTATTTTATTTTCCTTTTCATTATATTCATAAATACCCAATCTGTCTAAATTAGTTCCGTATTCATTGGCTATAAAAGCATTGATAATGCTGTTTGCAGTGGGATTTGCATTGATAGATTCTAAAAACTTTTGTATATCCGTATCAGCACTTGGCTTTAAAGTGCGTATAGTATTGATATAACGGATAGCATCGGCGTATATCTTTTCATTTGATTCTGCTTCTGCCTCCTTGTAATACATTCTATTGTTTATATAAATTGCTTTTTTCTCCCTTACTTCCACAATTTGATGATTGACTAACTTAATAGTGTCATAAAAAACGGAATTTGAGCCATAAATATACTCAGCCCCTAATTCTAATGGATAACCTGTGAATCCTGGTAGAGACCTTATTCTTCCGCCAATGAGATTGCTCGCTTCCAATATAGTAACATCAAGCCCTGCTTTGGTTAACATAACAGCCGCGTGTAAGCCAGCTACCCCTGCTCCTACGATAATCACTGACCCTTTTTTATCAGTAAAAATGGTTTCATTACAAGAAGATAAAATACTCGGTAAAGTGTATCCGATTGGTAGCCCTAATAAAAGTTTTCGTAAAAAAGAACGACGGTCATTCATAAATATGGATTTGTGGGTATGTAAATAATAAATATTTTATATAATTGCATTTTCTAAAAGAATTTTAGTAAAGTATAAAAAAATAAGAAAGTATAAAAAAAATGTACTTATACACTCTTATTTCGAATTATAAATGAAAAATTATCAATAAAATACACAATAAATCAAAAAACTCTCAAAAACAACCATCTCTTACAGATACTCTGGGATGGGGTTATATTAAGAATGGTAGGATAGATACAATATATTTGACAAACACACATATAAAGCAATTACTAAACCCCAACAAAATTATAATCAAAAAAACTTTTCATATATTGCATTGATTTATTAATGAGATATTGTAACTATTGAGTACCTTGTGAAAAAATAATTAGAAACAAAATAATAAATAATAGAGTATATTTTAGTATATTGTATAAAACATTCAAAAAATGGAACTACCTGAAAATATAATAAATATAAAAGCATTTATTACTCAACTTTTACAAAGAACTTCAGAATCTCATAATACTTGCTAAATAGTTACAATTTTTTTTATTTTGTTAAAAAAAAGCAACACAATGAGTAGTTACAAAATATTTTTTAACTGAGTGAAAAGTACTTACTTCAAAGCATGTTTCAAAAGTACTTTTTAAGACCATCCTTGAGAAACATAACACGTGTAAAATAATAAAATATATGAATAATCACTTAAAAAAAATACATTTTATATCTATCGGTGGATCTGTAATGCACTATTTAGCCATAGAGATAAAAAAAAAAGGGTATATTGTCACAGGATCAGACGATGAAATATACGATCCTGCAAAAACACATTTAGAGGAAAACGGACTTTTACCAAAAGAAATGGGATGGTTT of Chitinophagaceae bacterium contains these proteins:
- a CDS encoding FAD-dependent oxidoreductase, with the translated sequence MNDRRSFLRKLLLGLPIGYTLPSILSSCNETIFTDKKGSVIIVGAGVAGLHAAVMLTKAGLDVTILEASNLIGGRIRSLPGFTGYPLELGAEYIYGSNSVFYDTIKLVNHQIVEVREKKAIYINNRMYYKEAEAESNEKIYADAIRYINTIRTLKPSADTDIQKFLESINANPTANSIINAFIANEYGTNLDRLGIYEYNEKENKIGAAKDVTYKLNNYSLNNWLEDVYVQKLESIIKLNSPVTSINHSFPTTIEVTVKNNPTPYTADRVIVTVPLPILKNNKIQFIPEFPAEKSTALDLLGMDASIKVFLKFNKNFWDLNEANPQITSIYGVGDVPRFIVPNINRTNSFGVSFENNVLVGYVNGSTATIYSELEQNDSVRQILLDIDNVYNVNGKGLASSSYQKSAFMDWTKQEYIQGGISYSKPNSAGAREKLASPIKNKIFFAGEATHTLGRYGTVQGAMESAYKASYDLLNTL